Part of the Triticum urartu cultivar G1812 chromosome 2, Tu2.1, whole genome shotgun sequence genome, acttcctctacgttgtgtcaacgcttctgcagtcggtctgcgtgggtacgtagactacactctcccctctcgttgctatgcatcaccatgatcttgcgtgtgcgtaggaatttttttgaaattactacgttccccaacagtggcatccgagcctaggttttatatgttgatgttatatgcacgagtagaacacaagtgagttgtgggcgatataagtcatactgcctaccagcatgtcatactttggtttagcggtattgttggacgagacgacccggaccaacattacgcgtacgcttacgcgagaccggttcccccgacgtgctttgcacataggtggcttgcgggcgactgtctctccaactttagttgaaccaagtatggctacgcccggtccttgcgaaggttaaaacagagtcaaattgacaaactatcgttgtggttttgatgcgtaggtgagattggttcttgcttaagcccatagcagccacgtaaaacttgcaacaacaaagtagaggacgtctaacttgtttttgcagggcatattgtgatatgatatggtcaaggcatgatgatgaattttattgtatgagatgatcatgttttgtaaccgagttatcggcaactggcaggagccatatggttgtcgctttattgtatgcaatgcaatcgcgatgtaatgctttactttatcactaagcggtagcgatagtcgtggaagcataagattggcgagacgacaacgattctacgatggagatcaaggtgtcgtgccggtgacgatggtgatcatgacggtgcttcggagatggagatcacaggcacaagatgatgatggccatatcatatcacttatattgattgcatgtgatgtttattttttatgcatcatatcttgctttgattgacggtagcattataagatgatctctcactaaattatcaagaagtgttctccctgagtatgcaccgttgccaaagttcgtcgtgcccagacaccacgtgatgatcgggtgtgataagctctacgtccatctacaacgggtgcaagccagtttttgcacacgtagaatactcaggttaaacttgacgagcctagcatatgcagatatggcctcggaacacggagaccgaaaggtcgagcgtgaatcatatagtagatatgatcaacataacgatgttcaccattgaaaactactccatctcacgtgatgatcggttatggtttagttgatttggatcacgtgatcacttagaggattagagggatgtctatctaagtgggagttcttaagtaatttgattaattgaacttaaacttatcatgaacttagtacctgatagtatcttgcttgtttatgttgattgtagatagatggctcgtgctgttgttccgttgaattttaatgcgttccttgagaaagcaaagttgaaagatgatggtagcaattacacggactgggtccgtaacttgaggattatcctcattgctgctcagaagaattacgtcctggaagcaccgctaggtgccaggcctgctgctggagcaacaccagatgttatgaacgtctggcaaagcaaagttgatgactactcgatagttcagtgtgccatgctttacggcttagaatcgggacttcaacgacgttttgaacgtcatggagcatatgagatgttccaggagttgaagttaatatttcaagcaaatgcccggattgagagatatgaagtctccaataagttctatagctgcaagatggaggagaacagttctgtcagtgagcatatactcaaaatgtctgggtataataatcacttgattcagatgggagttaatcttccagatgattgcgtcattgacagaattctccaatcactgccaccaagctataagagcttcgtgatgaactataatatgcaagggatgaataagactattcccgagctcttcgcaatgctgaaagccgcggaggtagaaatcaagaaggagcatcaagtgttgatggttaacaagaccactagtttcaagaaaaagggcaaagggaagaagaaggggaacttcaagaagaacggcaagcaagttgctgctcaggagaagaaacccaagtctggtcctaagcctgaaactgagtgcttctactacaagcagactggtcactggaagcggaactgccccaagtatttggcggataagaaggatggcaaggtgaacaaaggtatatgtgatatacatgttattgatgtgtaccttactagagctcgcagtagcacctgggtatttgatactggttctgttgctaatatttgcaactcgaaacagggactacggattaagcgaacactggcaaaggacgaggtgacgatgcgcgtgggaaatggttccaaagtcgatgagatcgcggtcggcacgctacctctacatctaccttcgggattagtattagacctaaataattgttatttggtgcctgcgttgagcatgaacattatatctggatcttgtttgatgcgagacggttattcatttaaatcagagaataatggttgttctatttatatgagtaatatcttttatggtcatgcacctttgaagagtggtctatttttgatgaatctcgatagtagtgatacacatattcataatgttgaagccaaaagatgcagagttgataatgatagtgcaacttatttgtggcactgctgtttaggtcatatcggtgtaaaacgcatgaagaaactccatactgatgggcttttagaaccacttgattatgaatcacttggtacttgcgaaccgtgcctcatgggcaagatgactaaaacaccgttctccggcactatggagagagcaacagatttgttggaaatcatacatacagatgtatgtggtccgatgaatattgaggctcgtggcggatatcgttattttctcaccttcacagatgatttaagcagatatgggtatatctacttaatgaaacataagtctgaaacatttgaaaagttcaaagaatttcagagtgaagttaaaaatcatcgtaacaagaaaataaagtttctacgatctgatcgtagaggagaatatttgagttacgagtttggtgtacatttgaaaaattgtggaatagtttcgcaactcacgccacccggaacaccacagcgtaatggtgtgtccgaacgtcgtaatcgtactttattagatatggtgcgatctatgatgtctcttacagatttaccgctatcattttggggttatgctctagagacggccgcattcacgttaaatagggcacaatcaaaatccgttgagacgacaccttatgaactatgatTTGGCAagaaccaaagttgtcgtttcttaaagtttggggctgcgatgcttatgtgaaaaagcttcaacctgataagctcgaacccaaatcggagaaatgtgtcttcataggatacccaaaggagattgttgggtacaccttctatcacagatccgaagggaagacattcgttgctaaaaatggatcctttctagagaaggagtttctctcgaaagaagtgagtgggaggaaagtagaacttgacgaggtaattgtacctgctcccttattggaaagtagtacatcacagaaaactgtttcagtgacacctacaccagttagtgaggaagctaatgatgatgatcatgaaactttagatcaagatactactgaacctcgtagatcaaccagagtgagatccgcaccagagtggtacggtaatcctgctctggaagtcatgctactagatcatgatgaaccaacgaactatgaagaagcgatggtgagcccagattccgcaaaatggcttgaagccatgaaatctgagatgggatccatgtatgagaacaaagtatggactttggttgacttgcccgatgatcggcaagcaattgagaataaatggatcttcaagaagaagactgacgctgacggtaatattactgtctataaagctcgacttgtcgcaaaaggttttcgacaagttcaaggggttgactacgatgagactttctcacccgtagcgatgcttaagtctgtccgaatcatgttagcgattgccgcattttatgattatgaaatttggcagatggatgtcaaaactgcattcctgaatggatttctggaagaagagttgaatatgatgcaaccggaaggttttgtcgatccaaagggagctaacaaagtatgcaagctccagcgatccatttatggactggtgcaagcctctcggagttggaataaacgctttgatagtgtgatcaaagtatttgcttttatacagacttttggagaagcctgtatttacaagaaagtgagtgggagctctgtagcatttctgatattatatgtggatgacatattactgattggaaatgatatagaatttctggatagcataaagggatacttgaataagagtttttcaatgaaagacctcggtgaagctgcttacatattaggcataaagatctgtagagatagatcaaggcgcttaattggactttcacaaagcacataccttgacaagattttgaagaagttcaaaatggatcaagcaaagaaagggttcttgcctgttttacaaggtgtgaagttgagtcagactcaatgcccgaccactgcagaagatagagagaaaatgaaagatgttccctatgcttcagcaataggctctatcatgtatgcaatgctgtgtaccagacctgatgtgtgccttgctataagcttagcagggaggtaccaaagtaatccaggagtggatcactggacagcggtcaagaacatcctgaaatacctgaaaaggactaaggatatgtttctcgtatatggaggtgacaaagagctcaccgtaagaggttacgttgatgcaagctttgacactgatccggacgattctaaatcgcaaaccggatacgtgtttacattaaacggtggagctgttagttggtgcagttctaaacaaagcgtcgtagcggatctacatgtgaagcggaatacatagctgcttcggaagcagcgaacgaaggagtctggatgaaggagttcatatccgatctaggtgtcatacctagtgcatcgggtccaatgaaaatcttttgtgacaatactggtgcaattgccttggcaaagaaatccagatttcacaagaggaccaagcacatcaagagacacttcaattccatctgggatctagtccaggtgggagacatagagatttgcaagatacatacggatctgaatgttgcagacccgttgactaagcctcttccacgagcaaaacatgatcagcaccaaggctccatgggtgttagaatcattactgtgtaatctagattattgactctagtgcaagtgcgagactgaaggaaatatgccctagaggcaataataaagttattatttatttccttatatcatgataaatgtttattattcatgctagaattgtattaaccggaaacataatacatgtgtgaatacatagacaaacttagtgtcactagtatgcctctacttgactagctcgttaatcaaagatggttatgtttcctaaccatgaacaaagtgttgttatttgattaacgaggtcacatcattagttgaatgatctgattgacatgacccagtccattagcttagcacccgatcatttagtatgttgctattgctttcttcatgacttatacatgttcctatgactatgagagtatgcaactcccgtttgccggaggaacactttgtgtgctaccaaacgtcacaacgtaattgggtgattataaaggagctctacaggtgtctccaatggtagatgttgagttggcgtatttcgagaataggatttgtcactctgattgtcggagaggtatctctgggccctctcggtagtgcacatcacataagccttgcaagcattgcaactaatgagttagttgcgggatgatgtattacggaacgagtaaagagacttgctggtaacgagattgaactaggtattggataccgacgatcgaatctcgggcaagtaacataccgatgacaaagggaacaacgtatgttgttatgcggtctgaccgataaagatcttcgtagaatatgtaggagccaatatgggcatccaggtcccgctattggttattgaccggagacgtgtctcggtcatgtctacattgttctcgaaccgtagggtccgcacgcttaacgtcagggtgacagttattatgagtttatgcattttgatgtaccgaagattgttcagagtcccggatgtgatcatggacatgacgaggagtctcgaaatggtcgagacataaagattgatatattggaagcctatgtttggatatcggaagtgttccgggtaaaatcgggattttacggagtaccgggaggttaccggaaccccccgggagctatatgggccttagtgggctttagtggaaaggagaaaggggcagtccaaggtgggctgcgcgcctcccccctcccctagtcctattaggacaaggagaggtggccggccccccctctctttcccccctcgaggaatcctattccaactaggattggggggggaatcctactcccagagggagtaggactcccttggcgcgccctccttggccggccgccccctcccccttggctcctttatatacggaggcaggggggcaccctaggacacacaagttgatccttgagatcgttccttagccgtgtgcggtgccccctgccaccatattccacctcgatcatattgtagcggtgcttaggcgaagccctacgacggtagaacatcaagatcgtcaccacgccgtcgtgctgacggaactcctccccgacactttgctggatcggagcccggggatcgtcatcgagctgtacgtgtgctaagaactcggaggtgccggagtaacggtgcttggatcggtcggatcgggaagacgtacgactacttcctctacgttgtgtcaacgcttctgcagtcggtctgcgtgggaaggtagactacactctcccctctcgttgctatgcatcaccatgatcttgcgtgtgcgtaggaatttttttgaaattactacgttccccaacagagccttccaccctttaccaagtatatagatgcattaattaaataagagatattgtgatatcccaacaagtaaacatgttccaacaaggaacaaacttcatcttcacctgcaactaacaacgctataagaggggccgagcaaagcggtaacatagccaaacaacggtttgctaggacaaggtgggttagaggcttggttcaacaatatgagaggcatgataagcaagtggtaggtatcgcagtataggcatagcaaaagagcgagcaactagcaagcaaagatagaagtgatttcgagggtatgatcatcttgcctgaaatcccgcaaggaagaagaatgagtccctgaagaagacaaacgggcgtagatgaacgaatcctcacaaacgcgacgttatcggaaccaacctgaagaagcaacaccggaaagaaacaaacaacatagtaaacaaccaacacatagacatgacatgatgcacgaccaagtatgatgcatgtccagtttaaatatgcatggcatggcaaagtgcacaaacaactctacaagttaagtggagctcaatatgcaacgagttgcatattgacgaaacaccacatcaattatttagttctctctcgtttaggtacccaacaagattaaatgttgttagcatggcaagaggtgtcacatgatgaaactatctaatctaggcaagtttaaatgaggccggaacaacaaaacaacaagtccggaaactcctcatatgcatatattaggtttgttactgttcttccctaaacataattttagagttgttaaacatgctaagtgatgccaccatgttaaactaggcatttttctaccccaaaagcatataaagtttattaaaatccgagttacggttatttagttatgaattaaatcattttaacatggcataggagcaaaataatgcaaacatcattttaaacattttaacatggcaagaaagtggcatattatgaaactagatgaaattctaagcaagtttcatatataactcATTTttatccgatgcacggtttgtgagatattaaatgcatgaacatgagggtgCAATCTGTAAATATGCAGTTTTTGGACTAATAGGAAAATCGCAGCGCACAGGGAAAAAACATATCGGGCCGCATCTACTGAACTGAGCCAGCTGCTGCGAGCGCTGCACGCGGGTGAGTTTCGGTGGGCTTCTCACCTCGGGCCAGATCTGGACTGCTGACTGGACGCAGGCGCTGGGCCTTGGTGCGGGTCGCGGTCAACGCCCTTGAGGCAGGGGACAAGCGCTGCGAGCGCTGCTTGACCTGAAGCAGGGGACGCAGGGGAAGCAGGGGCGCGGGACTCCGGCGACGCGGAGCTCCGGGAACAAGATGGCGACGGTTCTGGCGTGCATCCACGACGTTCGCTGTCGCCTGCAGAACGCTGATAGGGGAAATTCAGAGAAGAAAACGGGGAAGTGCAGAAGAAAGAGACGGCGAGGGAGATGGCATGGGCGCGACGGGGCCTGCCTGGGGTTGCCGGCGAGGGCGAGGCCGGTCGTCGGAGGCGCGAAGGCGAGGCCATGCTTGCCAGGGCGGCAAGGCAGCGAACATCGAGGTCGATGCAGAATCCATGGCGCGGGGAGCTCCGGTGACGCAGGGCTGATGAAGAGCTCGGGCACGAGGGCGCCATGGGGGCTCCTGCTGGAGGTGGTCGCCGGAGCGGCGAGGCAGCGGGGGAGGCTCGGCTGGCCGCGGAAGATGGAGGCGCATGGGACTGCGGCTGCGGACGTCGGCGCTCTGGAACTTGTCGGTGGCGGCGGAACGACGACGGGGCCGAGCAAAGGGAGCGTACAGGAGGGGCTCTAGAAGAAACTCCCCTTCGGGAGTGCGAGGAGGATTTCCTCTCCTTGGATCGTGTGCGCTAGGCAGAGCAGGAGGTGGGTCGAGCGCTGCTCCTGGTTGGTTCGATTTCGGTGGGGATTGGCCGGCGCTGAAAATTAGGAGGGAAGGGATTGGCTGTCTGGATCGGGGAAGGATCCCGAGGAACACGGGAGAGTGGGTGGCGGCGCAAGAGGGAATGGGGTTAGGTTAGGGTCTAAAAATGGACTAGGGTCTATATATATGCGAAAGGGGATGATTTAGATCCTTTGATAGCGATCGGGCGGTCCGGAATAAATGGGTTAGGGAGTCCAAAAGAGAAAccggtgacgttttgtagatgtttggggttgatccggacacaacggtagcgacagtccgagtcgggtccgggacagctttcggacgcgcgcgcgaggaggtccGATGCACTGCGCGAAGAGGGGTAGGCATGGGTCTAGGTGGACTGTGGAGAGCGGGTTGGGCTGAGAcgagaggagaggagtgcagcccggcaactgtttccggagaccgaaaacgtccgacgttagaccgactataatgtcgctatagttatccgttgggctatcaaacgaactccgaatgcgatgaaacttgacaggcggtctatctacactataataagaccacacgtcaactctcatcccattccgagaacattttccggccacttataaaatactattttggacatgccgcgggcgcgtgcaagtgtggttgggctcagcaCGGACAgcggagagaactcggagaacccggatgaatgcaagttttgaaaacatgatgatgcaatgcggatgatgacatgacaagatgcaacatgcaagcgaaaGACATgacaacaacagcgaataactgaaaCACATCTGACACATCAGTTTCGGGGCGTCATACACAAAGACCATGAACGACAGCTACAATATGCAGGGACAACCGCGGCAATTATCTGGGTAGTTGTGCTTTGGTCATTGGAGGAGTCTGCGATCCTGCCACACTAGAAGTGATAGCTTGTCGTGAGGCAATTAGCGTCTGACTGTAAGCAAGTGATGGACAACATCTCTAAAGGCAACCAGGGGCCCTACGGAGCTATCATAAGCGAAATTAAATCTAAATCAACTCTTTTTTCTTGTAACTTCACTTTTGAAGGACGTGCTGTAAATTTCGAAGCTCGTAGTTTGGCTAAGTTTGCTACTACTCTAGCTAAGGGGCGTCATGTATGGCTTGGCCAGCCACATGACCCAGTTTGTATCCCACCTTTTGTGGATTTTGATCAGTAAAGTGGCTTTTCCCCTCAAATAAATATATGACAAAGTATTCATATATGTATAGTGACCTATACAAATGATGCTAGAAAGATAACCAAAGTTGCTATATGTATGTATGTGTGAGAAAGCTAATCGAAGTTGTTATATGTATGTATGAGAAAAATACATTGTATCTGAACGGAAACTCATTCATTTTTGGTCGACGGTCGATGGCCCAGTCGGGGCGAGAAGAGGTCAAGAGGATACAACCATCAATCAACTACTCGTGCTTTGCTTCAGGGTCGTCGTTGCGGTCGAGATTCTCCTGCTTCTGCTCCTGCTCCGTCACGGGCGGGGACAGCCGCAGCGAGGAGATGGGCAGGAGGTGCGGCAGTGGCAACAGTGCTGCAGAGGACGGCGAGGCTTGAGAAGGCCAGCTCGTAGTCGTCTCGCCGTGGCAGCCAGCTCCGTCGATGTCATCCTCACCGAGCGCGATATCGAGGTGCCGCTTCCTGGGCTCCATCTGGTTCctagcacacacacacacacacagacacacacacatgTCAAGATGAAAGAAGCAACGGAATTCTTGCAGAGATTGAGATGCTTGCTACCCGCCATAACATACTTGAAAGCGAGGAAGACGAGGCACTGCGCCCTCATCTGCCTCAGCTGCGGCTGCGTGTAGGCCGCGGCACCTGCAGGGCGAGCCGTCGAAGGAAGCATCTCTGCTCAGCCGTTCTCGGTGTTGTTGATGTTGTGAGTTCTTCAGTATGCTTGCCTAGTTATCCTCCCCTCCTTGGATCTGCAACTGGAGAAGACTACAAGATTGATCGCCGAACCAGCACGATTTGCTGGGACAGTGACATGAGAATGCGGCCAAGAGAAAA contains:
- the LOC125534480 gene encoding chromatin structure-remodeling complex protein SYD-like, with the protein product MLPSTARPAGAAAYTQPQLRQMRAQCLVFLAFKNQMEPRKRHLDIALGEDDIDGAGCHGETTTSWPSQASPSSAALLPLPHLLPISSLRLSPPVTEQEQKQENLDRNDDPEAKHE